The Aminithiophilus ramosus genome contains a region encoding:
- a CDS encoding head decoration protein has translation MSEILTYDNLFAGHEMPAVTDTAVVPLGAGSLARGTVLGRVTASGKCVPVDSSKSDGSQEPYAVLAADAHAAEADAVVPVYLTGIFNASALTFGGTDAADAHRTACRRLGMFLRDNVKA, from the coding sequence ATGAGCGAGATTTTGACTTACGACAATCTCTTCGCCGGACATGAGATGCCGGCCGTCACGGATACGGCGGTTGTCCCTCTGGGGGCGGGATCGCTGGCGAGGGGGACCGTCCTCGGCCGCGTCACGGCTTCCGGGAAGTGCGTTCCCGTGGACAGTTCCAAGTCGGACGGATCCCAGGAGCCCTATGCCGTTCTGGCGGCCGACGCGCATGCCGCGGAGGCCGATGCCGTCGTTCCCGTCTATCTGACGGGCATTTTCAATGCGTCCGCATTGACTTTCGGCGGTACCGACGCGGCCGATGCCCATCGGACGGCCTGCCGCAGGTTGGGCATGTTCCTGCGCGACAACGTGAAAGCCTGA
- a CDS encoding tyrosine-type recombinase/integrase, whose amino-acid sequence MEFVQPLRKKTEIERVKEALRSRSLRDYALFTLGINSGLRISDLLRLRVEDVMRVGKSGRRSIKGQIEIREKKRRKMRRFPINRESRSALRDYLYRTDLPSEEPLFASRKRGADGARKAISRQQAYFLLVEAARRAGLDERIGTHTLRKTFAFHLHERGVDLTRIQKILGHSRPEETLAYMGITEDEIFGIIEDLCL is encoded by the coding sequence ATGGAGTTCGTGCAGCCCCTCCGGAAGAAGACGGAGATCGAACGGGTGAAAGAGGCGCTCCGGTCGCGATCTCTTAGGGATTATGCCCTGTTCACTCTGGGAATCAACAGCGGACTCAGGATTTCGGATCTTCTCCGACTTCGGGTGGAGGACGTGATGCGCGTGGGAAAGTCGGGTCGGCGGTCCATCAAGGGGCAGATCGAGATACGGGAAAAGAAGCGTCGGAAGATGCGTCGCTTTCCCATCAACCGGGAGAGCCGTTCGGCGCTGCGGGATTACCTTTACCGGACGGATCTTCCGTCGGAGGAGCCTCTGTTCGCCTCGCGCAAACGGGGCGCCGACGGTGCGCGGAAGGCCATATCGAGACAGCAGGCCTATTTCCTCCTGGTCGAGGCGGCGCGCCGGGCGGGGCTCGACGAGCGGATCGGAACGCATACTCTGAGGAAGACTTTCGCCTTTCATCTGCATGAGCGGGGGGTCGACCTGACGCGGATCCAAAAGATCCTGGGACACTCGAGGCCGGAGGAGACTTTGGCCTATATGGGCATCACGGAGGACGAGATCTTCGGGATCATCGAGGATCTTTGCCTCTGA
- a CDS encoding DUF6148 family protein, translated as MVAWSLEKAKEMLSLWLDAEAAITRGQAYTIGSMAYTRVNAAYIRSQVGYWRREVERLSRGRRGARVVRVIPRDL; from the coding sequence ATGGTCGCTTGGTCACTCGAAAAGGCGAAGGAAATGCTGAGTCTCTGGCTCGATGCCGAAGCGGCGATCACGCGGGGACAGGCCTACACGATAGGGTCGATGGCGTACACGAGGGTCAACGCGGCCTATATCCGATCGCAGGTCGGTTACTGGCGTCGCGAGGTGGAACGGCTCTCGCGCGGCCGGAGAGGAGCCCGCGTCGTTCGGGTTATTCCGAGGGACCTGTGA
- a CDS encoding head maturation protease, ClpP-related, with the protein MAAEFWKVKAVSEEEGEVLIYGTIGDASFLGMPLDDVSSRRFAEDLKVLGDVSRLTVRINSPGGEVFAAQAIHATLKRHRARVKVYVDGMAASAASLVAMAGDEVVMARGAMMMIHSPVTCASGDAGDMRNVAEILDRIRDSMVTVYCDRTGLGAEEVRDLLENETWMTAEEAVERGFADRVEGGEIAVAAVVPGRVVVVGSGAGRVRVDLSVFRTPPEAWKSLERRIREDRPDDTEAPATEKDGKEVEDMTPEELKAKYPDLVKALSDEAAVGERARIEALKYLAAPGNDKIIAEAIASGATAEATALKIVRADRERLAAMQGKRKEDASALAGIRADGSPGGAGERHIVEAIVKGAGGGKRGGEKR; encoded by the coding sequence GTGGCGGCGGAATTCTGGAAGGTGAAAGCGGTTTCAGAGGAGGAAGGGGAGGTCCTGATCTACGGGACCATCGGCGACGCGTCGTTCCTGGGAATGCCCCTGGATGACGTGAGTTCCAGACGGTTCGCGGAGGATCTGAAGGTTTTGGGTGACGTGAGTCGGCTGACGGTGAGGATCAACTCGCCGGGCGGGGAGGTCTTCGCGGCTCAGGCGATCCACGCGACTTTGAAGCGCCACAGGGCGCGGGTGAAAGTCTACGTGGACGGAATGGCCGCGTCGGCGGCTTCGCTGGTGGCGATGGCCGGAGACGAGGTCGTCATGGCCCGCGGCGCGATGATGATGATTCACAGTCCCGTGACGTGTGCCAGCGGCGACGCCGGGGATATGCGGAACGTGGCGGAGATTCTGGATCGGATCCGGGATTCGATGGTTACGGTCTACTGCGACAGGACGGGTCTCGGCGCCGAAGAAGTCCGCGACCTCCTGGAAAACGAGACGTGGATGACGGCCGAGGAGGCGGTGGAGAGGGGGTTCGCCGATCGAGTGGAGGGCGGGGAGATCGCCGTTGCGGCCGTCGTGCCGGGCCGAGTGGTGGTCGTGGGCAGCGGCGCGGGAAGGGTCCGGGTCGATCTCTCGGTCTTCAGGACTCCGCCCGAGGCCTGGAAATCCCTCGAAAGGCGGATCCGGGAGGATCGTCCGGACGACACGGAAGCTCCGGCGACGGAAAAGGACGGGAAAGAGGTGGAGGACATGACGCCCGAGGAATTGAAAGCCAAATACCCCGATCTGGTCAAGGCTCTCTCCGACGAGGCGGCGGTCGGAGAGAGGGCGAGAATCGAAGCGCTGAAGTACTTGGCCGCTCCCGGGAACGACAAGATCATCGCCGAGGCGATTGCCTCCGGTGCGACGGCGGAAGCGACGGCCCTGAAGATCGTCAGGGCGGATCGGGAGAGGCTGGCGGCCATGCAGGGGAAACGGAAGGAGGACGCCAGTGCGTTGGCGGGAATCAGGGCCGACGGTTCTCCCGGAGGCGCGGGAGAGAGGCATATCGTGGAGGCCATAGTCAAAGGGGCCGGCGGCGGGAAACGCGGAGGCGAAAAACGATGA
- a CDS encoding ATP-binding protein has translation MPETVMTAAAAVERFRTSIGAGGTISGKVSPRSREQDLEPFLARTAELVRNPEPCDARALAEFDRETRRCRECPGPAVCPSRGLAPRIDASLGRIYLTYGPCGKAVRLYAERRTRALLRSAGLPENLEDRSIGGFRKTEGTEAARLAAIESGMRIRAGDLSGKGLLLMGPPGVGKSHLEAALARVALEAGFNAVFVSLPDLIDASKKWFDQRKGPDPADVVAEADISVLDDLGAESTRFEWVGERVFRILDRRMRGRKLVFATTNLVGPEEIAGHYGGVMGRRIVSRLAELCRWIPVTGPDRRLENR, from the coding sequence ATGCCCGAAACGGTGATGACGGCGGCGGCGGCCGTGGAGCGCTTCCGGACCAGTATCGGAGCTGGTGGGACGATCAGCGGAAAGGTGTCGCCCCGGTCGCGGGAACAGGACCTGGAGCCTTTCCTGGCGAGGACGGCGGAGCTGGTTCGAAACCCTGAGCCTTGCGACGCCCGGGCTCTGGCGGAGTTCGACAGGGAGACGAGGCGTTGCCGGGAGTGCCCGGGGCCTGCGGTCTGTCCCTCTCGGGGGCTCGCGCCGAGGATCGATGCGTCCCTCGGGCGGATCTATCTCACCTACGGCCCCTGCGGGAAGGCCGTGAGGCTTTACGCGGAGAGGCGCACGAGAGCTCTGCTGCGATCCGCCGGGCTTCCGGAGAATCTGGAGGACCGGTCCATCGGCGGCTTCAGGAAAACCGAGGGCACCGAAGCCGCCCGTCTGGCGGCCATCGAGTCGGGAATGCGGATCCGGGCCGGAGATCTTTCGGGAAAGGGTCTGCTGCTCATGGGGCCGCCCGGAGTGGGCAAGAGCCATCTCGAGGCGGCTCTGGCCCGCGTGGCTCTGGAGGCCGGGTTCAACGCCGTTTTCGTCTCCCTGCCGGATCTGATCGATGCCTCGAAGAAGTGGTTCGATCAGAGGAAAGGGCCCGATCCCGCCGACGTGGTGGCCGAGGCCGATATCTCCGTTCTGGATGATCTGGGGGCCGAGTCGACCCGGTTCGAGTGGGTGGGGGAGCGGGTTTTTCGGATACTGGACCGCAGGATGCGGGGCCGGAAGCTCGTTTTCGCCACGACGAATCTCGTGGGGCCCGAGGAGATCGCCGGTCACTACGGCGGTGTCATGGGCAGGCGGATCGTTTCCCGGCTGGCGGAACTCTGTCGCTGGATTCCCGTGACCGGTCCCGACCGAAGGCTGGAGAATCGGTGA
- a CDS encoding DUF1799 domain-containing protein — translation MTSRRGEPPDCSLCPERCPELLPENGEIMELWSYVRGQWRLGGDVVAGLDYGAVLAVADALGIDVGPGVLEGIRTLERIEKEKLVERMAR, via the coding sequence GTGACGAGTCGACGGGGGGAGCCTCCTGACTGTTCCCTCTGTCCGGAACGCTGTCCCGAGCTGCTTCCCGAAAACGGAGAGATCATGGAGCTCTGGTCTTACGTGCGTGGACAGTGGCGCCTCGGAGGAGACGTGGTGGCCGGACTGGATTACGGCGCCGTTCTGGCTGTGGCCGACGCGCTGGGGATCGATGTCGGCCCCGGAGTGCTGGAAGGGATCCGGACGCTGGAAAGAATCGAGAAGGAGAAGCTGGTCGAAAGGATGGCCAGGTGA
- a CDS encoding major capsid protein: MAISIFETRTMITALEEMKPVRTFLKDTFFGNVRTFDTEHVDVDVIKGKRRMAPFVHPRREGQLVDRIGYRTDTYKAPMIKPKMETRAEHLMKRMAGESLYSGVSPMERAAELLGRDMRELDEIITRREEWMCAQAIFSGRIHIVGDGVDEVIDFDLTNRETLAGGALWTAADTSDPLVDLRRWRLEVVKASGVNPDICIMSSDVAAVFADHPRMRDRMDLRRVDIGQIDPRQLPNGATYHGYLKELGLDIYSYDEWFLDDSDEEKPMVPEKTLLVGSTGARTDLLYGAIVDLDAGQAYDLPRVPKTWTEKDPSTRILQILSRPLPVPVQVDAFFVAAPI; the protein is encoded by the coding sequence ATGGCGATCAGCATTTTCGAAACGCGAACGATGATCACGGCTCTGGAGGAGATGAAGCCCGTCAGGACCTTCCTGAAGGACACTTTTTTCGGGAACGTCCGGACTTTCGATACGGAGCACGTGGACGTGGACGTCATCAAGGGCAAGCGACGCATGGCTCCCTTCGTCCATCCCCGGAGAGAGGGGCAGCTGGTGGACCGGATCGGCTATCGGACGGACACCTACAAGGCTCCGATGATCAAGCCGAAGATGGAAACCCGTGCCGAACATCTCATGAAACGGATGGCCGGCGAATCCCTGTACAGCGGCGTTTCCCCCATGGAACGGGCCGCGGAACTCTTGGGGCGGGACATGAGGGAGCTGGACGAGATCATCACCCGTCGAGAGGAGTGGATGTGCGCTCAGGCGATCTTCTCGGGGCGGATCCACATCGTCGGCGACGGGGTCGACGAGGTGATCGACTTCGATCTCACCAACAGGGAAACGCTTGCCGGCGGGGCGCTCTGGACGGCGGCCGATACGAGCGATCCTCTCGTCGATCTGCGCCGCTGGCGGCTCGAAGTGGTGAAGGCCTCCGGCGTCAATCCCGACATCTGCATCATGTCCTCCGACGTGGCGGCGGTCTTCGCGGATCATCCCCGCATGCGGGACCGGATGGATCTGCGGCGGGTGGACATAGGCCAGATCGATCCCAGACAGCTTCCCAACGGAGCCACCTATCACGGCTATCTGAAGGAGCTGGGGCTGGATATCTACAGCTACGACGAATGGTTTCTGGACGACAGCGACGAGGAGAAGCCCATGGTGCCGGAGAAGACCCTTCTCGTCGGAAGTACCGGAGCCCGGACGGATCTGCTCTACGGGGCCATCGTGGATCTCGACGCGGGACAGGCCTACGATCTGCCCCGTGTCCCGAAGACCTGGACGGAGAAGGACCCCAGCACCCGGATTCTGCAGATTCTCTCGCGGCCCCTTCCCGTTCCCGTCCAGGTCGACGCCTTTTTCGTCGCCGCTCCGATTTAG
- a CDS encoding DNA-methyltransferase → METKRNVLVEGDCLSILPSLPDGIADAVITDPPYSSGGMTSGSRQADPVKKYQQSSQRLQRPTFQGDNRDQRSWGYWCSLWIGQCLRTLKEGGYFLMFSDWRQLPMATDALQAGGCIWRGVIAWDKTEAARPPHKGYFRHQCEYVVWGSRGALSPTDARGPWPGCMRVPVRQKDKFHLTGKPTELMRQLVRVAPPGGLILDPFAGSGTTCLAAYLEGRDFLGIEMDRGYAEVARGRLIEAGRNFGAA, encoded by the coding sequence TTGGAAACGAAGCGCAATGTTCTTGTCGAGGGCGATTGCCTCTCGATTCTTCCGTCACTTCCCGACGGAATCGCCGATGCGGTGATCACGGATCCTCCCTATTCTTCCGGAGGGATGACTTCCGGATCCCGTCAGGCCGATCCGGTGAAAAAATACCAGCAGAGCAGCCAGAGACTGCAGCGCCCTACCTTTCAGGGGGACAATCGCGATCAACGCTCGTGGGGATACTGGTGTTCCCTCTGGATCGGCCAATGCCTGAGGACTCTGAAAGAGGGGGGCTATTTTCTCATGTTTTCGGACTGGCGCCAACTTCCTATGGCCACGGATGCCTTGCAGGCCGGAGGCTGTATCTGGCGTGGCGTGATCGCCTGGGACAAGACGGAAGCGGCCAGGCCGCCTCATAAGGGGTATTTCCGCCACCAGTGCGAGTATGTCGTTTGGGGTAGCCGGGGGGCGCTGTCTCCTACGGATGCTCGCGGTCCTTGGCCTGGCTGCATGAGAGTGCCGGTGAGGCAGAAGGATAAGTTTCACCTCACGGGCAAACCTACGGAGCTGATGCGTCAGCTGGTCCGGGTGGCTCCGCCTGGTGGGTTGATACTCGATCCTTTCGCCGGGAGCGGCACGACGTGTCTGGCTGCCTATCTTGAAGGGCGCGATTTCCTGGGGATTGAGATGGATCGGGGGTATGCGGAAGTGGCGCGTGGGAGGTTGATCGAAGCAGGGCGTAACTTTGGGGCGGCTTGA
- a CDS encoding phage terminase large subunit family protein — protein sequence MTRNGSLARLFRDIATLAAPPPELTVSEWADGYRILSPESCPEPGRWSTDRVPYLAEIMDAFTDPAVETVVVMTSSQVGKTSIIENVVGYHVDYDPASILVVEPTLDMGQTFSKDRLAPMFRDTPVLRGKVKEARTRDSGNTLLHKQFPGGHITIAGANSPSGLASRPIRVLLCDEVDRFPASAGTEGDPVTLARKRTAAFWNRKIGLFSTPTIRGVSRIEAAYEESTQEKWCLPCPLCGRFQQLLWPQLFLEDMTLRCLFCGGRSREQEWKRQEGRWIAEKENASIRGFHLNELVSPWRRWEEIAADFRSADEQKKAGNLEPLKAWVNTSLGETWEETGDELQTEFLEKRREYYKADLPEGVLALTAGVDTQDDRLEVEVVGWGAGAESWGVEYRVLMGSPEDGDVWGRLDEYLMRTWEFEGGRAMGISCVCVDSGGHFTTEVYKFCRPREQRRIFAIKGRGGTGIPLIGKPTRSNRVKAALFAVGVDTGKENLFHQLRKEHEGPGYCHFPRAVEKGYDASYFRGLTSEKRVMRFDQGRRHLVWVKRSGARNEPLDCRIYARAALEILNPNLAIAPKAADGSLPPVRKRPSAVRRSRRMISRGIG from the coding sequence ATGACCCGGAACGGATCACTCGCAAGGCTGTTTCGCGATATAGCAACGCTGGCTGCGCCGCCTCCTGAGCTGACCGTTTCGGAATGGGCCGACGGGTATAGAATCCTTTCTCCGGAATCCTGCCCCGAACCCGGCCGGTGGAGCACGGATCGGGTTCCCTATCTGGCGGAAATCATGGACGCCTTCACGGATCCAGCCGTGGAGACAGTGGTGGTGATGACGTCGTCTCAGGTGGGCAAGACGTCGATCATCGAAAACGTCGTCGGCTACCACGTGGATTACGATCCGGCCTCGATTCTCGTCGTCGAGCCTACTCTGGACATGGGACAGACCTTCAGCAAGGACAGACTGGCGCCCATGTTCAGGGACACGCCGGTTCTGCGCGGGAAGGTGAAGGAGGCCAGGACTCGCGACAGCGGGAACACGCTCCTGCACAAGCAGTTTCCCGGAGGTCACATCACCATAGCGGGGGCGAATTCTCCGTCGGGGCTGGCGTCCCGACCCATTCGGGTTCTGCTTTGCGACGAGGTGGATCGTTTTCCGGCCTCGGCCGGAACGGAAGGCGATCCGGTGACGCTGGCCCGGAAGAGGACGGCGGCTTTCTGGAACAGGAAGATCGGGCTTTTTTCGACGCCGACGATTCGGGGAGTCAGCAGGATAGAGGCGGCCTACGAAGAATCGACGCAGGAGAAATGGTGTCTTCCCTGTCCGCTGTGCGGCCGTTTCCAGCAGCTCCTGTGGCCTCAGTTGTTCCTGGAGGACATGACTCTCCGATGCCTGTTCTGCGGCGGCCGGTCCCGCGAGCAGGAGTGGAAGCGCCAGGAGGGCCGGTGGATCGCGGAGAAGGAAAATGCCTCGATCCGGGGATTTCACCTGAACGAGCTGGTCTCTCCCTGGCGACGGTGGGAAGAGATCGCGGCCGACTTCCGTTCCGCCGACGAGCAGAAGAAGGCGGGCAATCTGGAGCCGCTCAAGGCGTGGGTCAACACGTCGCTCGGAGAAACCTGGGAGGAAACGGGAGACGAATTGCAGACGGAATTTCTGGAGAAACGCCGGGAGTACTACAAGGCCGATCTCCCCGAAGGAGTGCTCGCGCTTACCGCCGGTGTGGATACCCAGGACGACAGACTGGAAGTCGAAGTCGTGGGTTGGGGGGCGGGAGCGGAGTCATGGGGTGTCGAATATCGCGTTCTGATGGGATCTCCGGAAGACGGCGACGTTTGGGGGCGCCTCGACGAGTACCTGATGAGGACGTGGGAATTCGAAGGCGGCCGCGCCATGGGGATTTCCTGCGTCTGCGTGGATTCGGGCGGCCATTTCACGACGGAGGTCTACAAGTTCTGCCGGCCCCGGGAGCAGAGGAGGATTTTCGCGATCAAGGGGCGGGGAGGAACGGGAATTCCCCTCATAGGCAAGCCGACGAGAAGCAATCGTGTCAAGGCGGCTCTGTTCGCCGTCGGCGTCGACACGGGGAAGGAGAATCTCTTCCATCAGCTCCGGAAGGAGCATGAGGGACCGGGATACTGCCATTTTCCGAGAGCGGTCGAGAAGGGGTACGATGCCTCCTATTTCCGGGGGCTCACCAGCGAGAAGCGGGTGATGCGTTTCGACCAGGGAAGGCGGCACCTGGTGTGGGTGAAGCGGTCCGGGGCGCGGAACGAGCCCCTGGACTGCAGGATCTACGCCCGTGCGGCGTTGGAGATTCTCAATCCCAATCTGGCGATTGCTCCGAAGGCGGCGGACGGTTCCCTTCCGCCTGTGCGGAAGAGACCGTCCGCCGTGAGGCGGAGCCGGCGGATGATCAGCAGAGGCATCGGATAG
- a CDS encoding type II toxin-antitoxin system HicA family toxin yields the protein MKMLKKDGWELCRTEGSHHHFVHPTKKGLVTVPHPKKDLTTKTAKSILKQAGL from the coding sequence ATCAAGATGCTGAAAAAGGACGGCTGGGAGCTGTGTCGAACGGAAGGCTCGCACCATCACTTCGTCCACCCGACAAAGAAGGGCCTCGTCACCGTCCCTCACCCCAAAAAAGACCTGACAACCAAGACGGCGAAAAGCATCCTCAAGCAAGCGGGGCTATAA
- a CDS encoding phage portal protein: MNLLDRAIRTLAPEMALKRLRARQQLEIVDTGYSHHGASRLKKALKGWVSRGGDVDDDITKNLDLLRERSRDLFMGTPLARGALAKMRTSVIGQGLKVKCQIDGEIIGMGEEEAQRWEHNTEREFALWANSTACCAARQKTFGQIQALAFLSRLMSGDVFALLPMTDRPETPYSLRVMLLEADQVCPPRGRENDETVLGGVEIDDYGAPVVYWIADKHPRSLSGRQPRWKAVPAFGRASGRRNVIHLVDWERPGQRRGVPVLASVVESLKQLGRYTEAELMAAVVSGFLTVFIQTPSGDDPPLGENIAEEERVAPEDETGYELGNGAIVALAEGESVEDVNPARPNATFDPFVTAVCRQIGAALEIPYEVLMSHFTSSYSASRAALLEAWRMFRTQRSWMASDFCQPIYEEWLAEAVTLGRVHAPGFFDDPLARWAYCQAEWHGPSQGQIDPLKEVDAAKIRIEEGLSTRARETAELTGGDFEAYHRQRTREERIRREAGLSGSRIVEVERDKDEG, from the coding sequence GTGAACCTTCTGGACAGGGCCATCCGGACTCTGGCTCCGGAGATGGCTCTGAAACGCCTCAGGGCCAGGCAGCAGCTGGAGATCGTCGACACGGGCTATTCCCACCACGGGGCGAGCCGTCTCAAGAAGGCGCTGAAAGGCTGGGTATCCAGGGGCGGAGATGTTGACGACGATATCACGAAAAACCTGGATCTGCTCAGGGAGCGGTCCCGCGATCTTTTCATGGGGACGCCTCTCGCGCGCGGAGCCCTGGCGAAGATGAGGACCAGCGTGATCGGACAGGGATTGAAGGTCAAATGCCAGATCGACGGGGAGATTATCGGGATGGGCGAGGAAGAGGCGCAACGATGGGAGCATAACACGGAGCGCGAGTTCGCTCTCTGGGCGAATTCGACGGCCTGCTGCGCGGCCAGGCAGAAAACCTTCGGTCAGATCCAGGCATTGGCCTTTCTTTCCCGGCTGATGAGCGGCGACGTCTTCGCGTTGCTTCCCATGACGGACAGGCCGGAGACGCCTTATTCCCTGCGGGTCATGCTGTTGGAGGCCGATCAGGTCTGTCCTCCGAGAGGCCGGGAGAACGACGAGACGGTTCTCGGCGGAGTGGAGATCGACGATTACGGGGCTCCGGTGGTCTACTGGATCGCCGATAAACATCCCCGGTCTCTCTCGGGTCGACAGCCCAGGTGGAAAGCCGTGCCGGCTTTCGGGCGGGCATCGGGACGACGGAACGTGATCCATCTCGTCGATTGGGAGCGGCCGGGGCAGAGACGGGGCGTTCCGGTCCTCGCTTCGGTGGTGGAGTCGCTGAAGCAGCTGGGGCGATATACCGAAGCGGAGCTTATGGCCGCCGTCGTGTCGGGTTTTCTGACGGTGTTCATCCAGACGCCGTCGGGCGACGACCCACCTCTCGGCGAGAATATCGCGGAAGAGGAGCGGGTCGCTCCCGAGGACGAGACGGGCTACGAATTGGGAAACGGGGCCATCGTCGCCCTCGCCGAGGGCGAGTCTGTGGAGGACGTCAATCCGGCCCGTCCCAACGCGACCTTCGATCCCTTCGTGACGGCCGTCTGCCGACAGATCGGCGCGGCTCTCGAAATCCCCTACGAGGTTCTGATGAGTCACTTCACCTCCAGTTATTCCGCCTCGAGGGCGGCTCTCCTGGAGGCGTGGAGGATGTTCCGTACCCAGCGGTCCTGGATGGCCTCGGATTTCTGCCAGCCCATCTACGAAGAGTGGCTTGCGGAAGCGGTGACATTGGGCCGGGTTCATGCGCCGGGTTTCTTCGACGACCCTCTGGCGAGATGGGCTTACTGTCAGGCGGAGTGGCACGGGCCGAGCCAGGGCCAGATCGATCCGTTGAAGGAGGTCGACGCGGCCAAGATTCGCATCGAGGAAGGCCTTTCGACGCGGGCGCGCGAGACTGCCGAGCTGACCGGCGGGGATTTCGAGGCCTATCACCGTCAGCGGACCAGGGAGGAGCGGATCCGCCGCGAGGCGGGCCTGTCCGGATCCCGGATCGTGGAGGTGGAAAGAGACAAGGATGAAGGCTGA
- a CDS encoding type II toxin-antitoxin system HicB family antitoxin translates to MANKKKPDRYIYPAIFSFDDDGVSVEFSDLPGCLTCGATQEEALVMAQDALRGHLACLEERGEKLPDPGDMREIALEPGQVLVAVEAWMLPLRTKTIRKNLTIPAYLAEAAEKSGINFSQTLSDALQERLGL, encoded by the coding sequence ATGGCAAACAAAAAAAAGCCGGATAGGTACATCTACCCGGCGATCTTTTCCTTTGACGACGACGGCGTTTCCGTCGAATTCTCCGATCTGCCCGGCTGTCTGACCTGCGGAGCCACTCAGGAAGAGGCCTTGGTTATGGCACAGGACGCCTTGCGCGGCCACTTGGCCTGTCTGGAAGAGCGTGGGGAAAAACTTCCCGATCCCGGAGACATGAGAGAAATCGCCCTCGAGCCCGGGCAAGTCCTGGTCGCGGTAGAAGCCTGGATGCTTCCCCTGAGGACAAAGACCATCCGAAAAAACCTGACCATCCCCGCCTACCTTGCGGAAGCGGCCGAGAAATCGGGCATCAATTTCTCTCAGACCCTATCCGATGCCCTTCAGGAGAGATTGGGCTTGTAA
- a CDS encoding phage tail tube protein produces MSQAGGIGSSLVMDFETTYGADPTSKAGVKLPRTKVALTRGRNLSDSATLREERNPAEPIRGFVNVEGALEVPLDVKAFGYWLKAAFGAPTTTGKGPYTHVFKVRAEQPSMVIEQGHADIGKYFKFNGCKVSSLSFSFGKGDGELTAKVGVIGSNGAVLSAPYNSGAQKASFLRLNNCQALLKEGGTVLADGTGGEVSLDMGLETDSYVLAGGGVRGNPREGILKASGSLTALFTPGAAALLDKGIAGTETSVEVIFTQGTHSLSFRFPEVLMEETTPGVDGPAGILLEVPWRGFHEDDANGSVVVATLVNDIAGY; encoded by the coding sequence GTGTCGCAGGCGGGAGGTATCGGTTCGTCCCTGGTCATGGATTTCGAAACGACGTACGGGGCGGATCCGACGAGCAAGGCAGGCGTTAAATTGCCACGGACCAAGGTGGCGCTGACCCGGGGGCGCAATCTGTCCGATTCGGCCACTCTAAGGGAGGAGCGGAACCCGGCCGAGCCCATTCGGGGTTTCGTGAACGTCGAGGGGGCGCTGGAGGTCCCTCTGGACGTAAAGGCCTTCGGCTACTGGCTGAAGGCGGCCTTCGGCGCTCCGACGACGACGGGAAAAGGGCCCTATACCCATGTCTTCAAGGTCCGTGCGGAACAGCCTTCCATGGTGATCGAGCAGGGACATGCCGACATCGGGAAATACTTCAAATTCAACGGCTGCAAAGTGTCATCGTTGTCCTTCTCCTTCGGGAAAGGCGACGGGGAACTGACGGCGAAAGTGGGAGTGATCGGATCCAACGGGGCGGTTCTTTCCGCTCCCTACAATTCGGGAGCCCAGAAAGCTTCGTTTCTGAGACTGAACAACTGTCAGGCGCTCCTGAAGGAGGGAGGCACGGTTCTTGCCGACGGCACGGGAGGGGAGGTCTCCCTGGATATGGGGCTGGAGACCGATTCCTACGTGCTTGCGGGAGGCGGAGTCAGGGGCAATCCTCGAGAGGGGATTCTCAAGGCGAGCGGTTCGCTTACGGCGCTCTTCACTCCGGGGGCGGCCGCGCTGCTCGACAAGGGGATCGCGGGTACGGAAACGTCCGTGGAGGTCATTTTCACCCAGGGGACGCATTCCCTTTCCTTCCGCTTTCCCGAGGTACTCATGGAGGAGACCACTCCCGGAGTGGACGGCCCGGCGGGAATCCTGCTCGAGGTTCCCTGGAGAGGTTTCCATGAAGACGACGCCAACGGATCGGTCGTCGTGGCGACGCTCGTCAACGATATCGCGGGTTATTAG
- a CDS encoding helix-turn-helix transcriptional regulator translates to MGCGDVIRKARRDIGMTQGELAQKIGCTRTTVCDWENEKYSPTDAKNLAALEAALGLPNGELYLLIYGNPTTPPADRGPGGN, encoded by the coding sequence ATGGGGTGCGGAGACGTAATAAGAAAGGCGAGGCGCGACATCGGCATGACCCAAGGTGAGTTGGCTCAAAAAATCGGGTGTACCCGAACAACGGTTTGTGATTGGGAAAATGAGAAATATTCCCCGACAGACGCCAAGAATCTCGCGGCTCTTGAGGCCGCGCTTGGGCTTCCAAACGGGGAGCTTTATTTGCTGATCTACGGAAACCCTACGACCCCCCCGGCCGATCGGGGGCCGGGGGGCAACTGA